A region of Stegostoma tigrinum isolate sSteTig4 chromosome 5, sSteTig4.hap1, whole genome shotgun sequence DNA encodes the following proteins:
- the rps20 gene encoding 40S ribosomal protein S20: protein MAFKDPGKAPMEQEVAIHRIRITLTSRNVKSLEKVCADLIRGAKEKNLKVKGPVRMPTKTLRITTRKTPCGEGSKTWDRFQMRIHKRLIDLHSPSEIVKQITSISIEPGVEVEVTIADA from the exons GCATTTAAAGATCCTGGCAAAGCACCTATGGAACAGGAGGTTGCAATTCACCGCATTAGAATTACTTTGACCAGCCGGAATGTGAAATCACTTGAGAAAG TTTGTGCTGATCTAATTCGTGGTGCTAAAGAGAAGAACCTGAAAGTCAAGGGACCTGTTCGCATGCCTACGAAG ACTCTGCGTATCACAACAAGAAAAACTCCTTGTGGTGAAGGTTCTAAAACCTGGGATCGCTTCCAAATGAGGATCCACAAACGTCTAATTGATCTACACAGTCCATCTGAAATCGTGAAACAGATTACCTCCATCAGTATTGagcctggtgttgaagtagaggTTACAATTGCTGATGCTTGA